A region of Dermochelys coriacea isolate rDerCor1 chromosome 1, rDerCor1.pri.v4, whole genome shotgun sequence DNA encodes the following proteins:
- the ASMT gene encoding acetylserotonin O-methyltransferase, with protein sequence MSSTQDLDYLQILFQYNNGFLVSKIMFTACELGVFDLLLESEGPLSSDAIAEYLGTSASGTERLLDACVGLKLLGVEMKSEGAFYRNTELSNLYLTKSSPKSQYHNLMYYSKTIYLCWHYLTDAVRDGKNQYERAFGVSSKDLFGALYRSEEEMIKFMYGLNAIWSICGRDVIAAFDLSPFTIIYDLGGCAGGLAQECISLYPNSTVTIYDLPKVVQVAKERFVSPEERRITFHEGDFFKDPIPEADLYILARILHDWADDKCMQLLAKIHKACKPGGGVLLVETLLNEDKTGPLETQLYSMNMLVQAEGKERTPTEYSKLLTTAGFREIQVKKTGKLYDAILGRK encoded by the exons ATGAGCTCCACACAAGACCTTGACTATCTTCAGATCTTATTTCAATACAACAATGGGTTTTTAGTCTCAAAG ATTATGTTTACTGCCTGTGAACTGGGAGTGTTTGATCTATTGCTGGAGTCAGAAGGGCCCCTGTCTTCAGATGCCATTGCTGAATATTTGGGCACCAGCGCCAGTGGAACGGAACGGTTACTTGATGCTTGTGTGGGATTAAAGCTCCTGGGAGTCGAAATGAAAAGTGAAGGAG ccTTTTACAGGAACACAGAGCTTTCCAACCTCTATCTTACAAAATCAAGTCCCAAGTCTCAGTATCATAATTTGATGTACTACTCCAAAACCATCTATTTGTGCTGGCACTACCTGACAGATGCTGTGAG agatggAAAAAACCAGTATGAGCGAGCATTTGGCGTTTCATCAAAAGACCTCTTTGGGGCTCTCTACAG ATCAGAAGAAGAGATGATCAAATTCATGTATGGTTTAAATGCAATTTGGAGTATTTGTGGCAGAGATGTGATTGCTGCATTTGACCTTTCACCTTTTACCATAATTTATGATCTGGGAG GATGTGCAGGTGGTTTGGCCCAGGAATGCATTTCTTTGTACCCAAATTCTACAGTCACAATTTATGACCTACCTAAAGTAGTGCAAGTGGCAAAGGAGCGTTTTGTATCCCCGGAAGAACGTCGGATCACTTTCCATGAAG gagatttttttaaagatccaATTCCAGAAGCTGACCTGTACATTTTGGCTAGGATCCTGCATGACTGGGCAGATGACAAGTGTATGCAGCTACTAGCAAAAATCCACAAGGCTTGCAAGCCTG GGGGCGGAGTGCTGCTGGTTGAAACACTTTTGAATGAAGACAAAACTGGACCTTTAGAAACCCAGCTTTACTCTATGAACATGTTGGTTCAGGCTGAAGGAAAAGAACGAACGCCAACCGAGTACAGCAAGCTCCTCACTACAGCTGGTTTCAGAGAGATTCAAGTCAAGAAAACAGGAAAGCTCTATGATGCCATTTTAGGAAGAAAATAA